A genome region from Streptomyces sp. S4.7 includes the following:
- the mvaD gene encoding diphosphomevalonate decarboxylase, which produces MRTEHSTAPVAGPSGQGATGSATAVAHPNIALIKYWGKRDQRLVLPWTSSLSMTLDLFATTTRVRLDPGAGHDTAALNGVPATGETLRRITAFLQLVRETAGSGVRAVVDTENTVPTGAGLASSASGFAALAVAAAAAYGLDLDATALSRLARRGSGSASRSLFGGFVVWHAGAETGTAAEADLGSYAEPVPAAGIDPALVVAVVDAGPKEVSSREAMRRTVDTSPLFRPWAASSEDDLADMRAALRRGDIDAVGEIAERNALGMHATMLAARPAVRYLSSATVTVLDRVLQLRREGIAAYSTMDAGPNVKVLCRRADAERVAGAVRDAVPDDTVLVAGPGPGARLLGEGT; this is translated from the coding sequence ATGCGCACTGAACACTCGACCGCACCTGTGGCGGGACCGTCCGGGCAGGGCGCCACGGGAAGCGCGACCGCCGTCGCGCACCCGAACATCGCCCTGATCAAGTACTGGGGCAAGCGCGACCAGCGTCTCGTACTGCCCTGGACGTCCAGCCTGTCGATGACACTCGACCTCTTCGCGACGACCACCCGGGTGCGGCTCGATCCCGGGGCCGGGCACGACACGGCGGCGCTGAACGGCGTACCCGCGACGGGCGAGACGCTGCGGCGTATCACCGCCTTCCTCCAGTTGGTGCGGGAGACGGCCGGCAGCGGCGTGAGGGCCGTCGTGGACACGGAGAACACCGTTCCCACCGGGGCGGGTCTGGCGTCCTCCGCCAGCGGGTTCGCCGCCCTCGCCGTGGCCGCCGCGGCCGCGTACGGGCTGGATCTCGACGCCACCGCGCTGTCCCGGCTGGCGCGGCGCGGATCCGGGTCCGCGTCGCGGTCGCTGTTCGGCGGCTTCGTCGTCTGGCACGCGGGCGCGGAGACCGGTACGGCGGCGGAGGCGGACCTCGGCTCGTACGCCGAGCCGGTGCCCGCCGCGGGCATCGACCCGGCGCTGGTCGTCGCCGTCGTCGACGCCGGGCCCAAGGAGGTCTCCAGCAGGGAGGCCATGCGCCGCACGGTCGACACGTCACCGCTGTTCCGGCCGTGGGCCGCTTCCAGCGAGGACGACCTGGCCGACATGCGGGCGGCCCTGCGGCGGGGCGACATCGACGCGGTGGGCGAGATCGCGGAGCGCAACGCGCTCGGCATGCACGCGACGATGCTCGCGGCCCGGCCCGCGGTGCGCTATCTGTCGTCGGCCACGGTCACCGTGCTCGACAGGGTGCTCCAGCTGCGGCGGGAGGGCATCGCGGCCTACTCGACCATGGACGCCGGGCCGAACGTGAAGGTGCTGTGCCGCCGCGCGGACGCGGAGCGGGTGGCCGGAGCCGTGCGCGACGCCGTCCCGGACGACACAGTCCTGGTGGCCGGACCGGGCCCCGGCGCCCGTCTGCTGGGCGAGGGCACATGA
- the mvk gene encoding mevalonate kinase, with the protein MTLPIAAEGLSESRRARSVGIGRAHAKAILLGEHAVVYGAPALALPVPQLTVTASAGWSSGSSGGRGGLSFTMTGSASRELVTQASDGLRRLTEEFITRMGVPGAPALEVILDGAIPHGRGLGSSAAVSRAVVLALADLLGRELTESMAFDLVQTAENVAHGRASGVDAMTVGASRPLLFQAGRAEELAVGCDGLFIIADSGVPGSTKEAVGLLRAGFGRRAGAQDRFVGRASELAEAGRRALADGDPGELGSCLTDYHELLRAAGLSTGPIDTLVEAALKAGSLGAKITGGGLGGCVITQTRPEQARQVTRQLHEAGAVQTWVVPLKGLDNHAH; encoded by the coding sequence TTGACCCTACCGATCGCAGCCGAGGGGTTGTCGGAGAGCCGCCGGGCCCGCTCGGTCGGCATCGGCCGCGCCCACGCCAAGGCCATCCTGCTGGGAGAGCACGCCGTCGTCTACGGGGCACCGGCGCTCGCACTGCCGGTTCCGCAGCTCACGGTCACGGCGAGCGCCGGGTGGTCCTCCGGCAGCTCCGGCGGCCGGGGCGGCCTGTCCTTCACGATGACCGGTTCCGCGTCGCGGGAGCTGGTGACACAGGCCTCCGACGGACTGCGACGGCTGACCGAGGAGTTCATCACGCGCATGGGCGTGCCGGGCGCGCCGGCCCTGGAGGTGATCCTGGACGGTGCGATCCCGCACGGCCGGGGGCTCGGATCCAGCGCGGCCGTCTCCCGTGCGGTCGTCCTCGCCCTCGCCGATCTGCTGGGCCGTGAACTGACCGAGAGCATGGCGTTCGACCTGGTGCAGACGGCCGAGAACGTGGCGCACGGCCGGGCCAGCGGGGTGGATGCCATGACGGTCGGCGCGTCGCGGCCGTTGCTGTTCCAGGCGGGCCGGGCGGAGGAACTGGCCGTCGGCTGCGACGGGTTGTTCATCATCGCCGACAGCGGCGTCCCCGGCAGCACCAAGGAAGCGGTCGGGCTGCTGCGTGCGGGATTCGGGCGCCGCGCCGGAGCGCAGGACAGGTTCGTCGGCCGGGCGTCCGAGCTGGCCGAGGCGGGCAGGCGGGCCCTCGCCGACGGCGACCCCGGGGAACTCGGCTCGTGCCTCACCGACTACCACGAACTGCTCCGCGCGGCCGGTCTCAGCACCGGGCCGATCGACACGCTGGTCGAGGCCGCGCTGAAGGCGGGCAGCCTCGGAGCCAAGATCACCGGGGGTGGCCTGGGCGGCTGCGTGATCACTCAGACCCGGCCCGAACAGGCCCGGCAGGTCACCCGGCAGCTGCACGAGGCCGGCGCCGTACAGACCTGGGTCGTACCGCTGAAGGGGCTCGACAACCATGCGCACTGA
- a CDS encoding phosphomevalonate kinase, translating into MTASRGTVVRRAPGKLFVAGEYAVVEPGNPAILVAVDRHVTVTATAARSGAADVVVSSDLGGRSVGWHWHDGRLVFHGAGDGRRRRETLAHVVSAIETVGRLLAERGLPVPPLDISVSSRLHENGRKFGLGSSGAVTVATVGAVAAFCGLRLPREDRFRLALLATAELDPKGSGGDLAASTWGGWIEYRAPDRTHVLDLARRLGVDGALRAPWPDHAVRRLPPPDGLSLEVGWTGNPASTASMVSALHRRTWRGTASHQKFVETTSDCVRSAVAALDTGDGPGLLHQIRRARQELARLDDEVGLGIFTPALTALCDTAEAVGGAAKPSGAGGGDCGIALLDAGAAREITHLRQRWERAGVLPLPVRPALEGTEE; encoded by the coding sequence ATGACGGCGTCGCGTGGCACGGTCGTACGGCGCGCGCCGGGCAAGCTGTTCGTCGCGGGCGAGTACGCGGTGGTCGAGCCCGGCAACCCGGCGATCCTGGTCGCGGTCGACCGGCACGTCACCGTCACCGCCACCGCGGCACGGAGCGGCGCTGCCGATGTCGTGGTCTCCTCCGACCTCGGCGGGCGCTCGGTGGGCTGGCACTGGCACGACGGCCGGCTCGTCTTCCACGGCGCCGGCGACGGGCGACGGAGGCGCGAAACGCTGGCGCACGTCGTGTCGGCGATCGAGACGGTGGGCCGGCTGCTGGCCGAACGCGGCCTTCCGGTACCCCCGTTGGACATCTCGGTCAGCAGCCGGCTGCACGAGAACGGCAGGAAGTTCGGCCTGGGCTCCAGCGGCGCGGTGACCGTGGCCACCGTCGGGGCCGTCGCGGCCTTCTGCGGACTGCGACTGCCCCGGGAGGACCGGTTCCGGCTGGCCCTGCTCGCCACCGCGGAGCTCGATCCGAAGGGCTCCGGCGGTGATCTCGCCGCCAGTACGTGGGGCGGCTGGATCGAGTACCGGGCACCCGACCGGACCCATGTGCTCGACCTGGCCCGGCGTCTGGGGGTCGACGGGGCACTGCGCGCACCGTGGCCGGATCACGCGGTGCGCCGGCTGCCGCCGCCCGACGGCCTGTCACTGGAGGTCGGCTGGACGGGGAATCCCGCCTCCACCGCCTCCATGGTGTCGGCTCTGCACCGCCGCACCTGGCGGGGCACCGCATCGCACCAGAAGTTCGTGGAGACCACGAGCGACTGTGTGCGCTCCGCGGTCGCCGCCCTCGACACCGGCGACGGTCCGGGCCTGCTGCACCAGATCCGCCGGGCCCGGCAGGAGCTCGCGCGCCTGGACGACGAGGTCGGCCTCGGCATCTTCACACCCGCGCTGACGGCACTGTGCGACACCGCCGAGGCCGTCGGGGGCGCGGCCAAGCCCTCCGGGGCAGGAGGCGGCGACTGCGGCATCGCCCTGCTGGACGCCGGGGCCGCGCGGGAGATCACACATCTACGGCAACGGTGGGAGAGGGCCGGGGTGCTGCCCCTGCCCGTCCGTCCCGCCCTGGAAGGGACCGAGGAATGA
- the fni gene encoding type 2 isopentenyl-diphosphate Delta-isomerase encodes MSAQRKDDHVRLAIEQHHGHSGHNQFDEVSFVHHALAGIDRPDVSLATEFAGIGWQVPIYINAMTGGSVKTGAINRDLATAARETGVPIASGSMNAYLKDPSCAGTFRVLREENPDGFVMANINATTSVDNARRAVDLLEANALQIHINTAQETPMPEGDRSFSSWGPQIGKIAAALDIPVIVKEVGNGLSRQTLLTLQDLGVRAADVSGRGGTDFARIENGRREHADYAYLRGWGQSTAACLLDAQGLTLPVLASGGVRHPLDVMRALALGARAVGSSAGFLRTLLDGGVPALVEQLTAWLDQLAALQTMLGARTPADLTRCDLLIRGELRDFCANRGIDPRPLAQRSGSRPRSFPGPDLGPDSVSVRDAGRGAVPGFVPARSSTH; translated from the coding sequence ATGAGCGCTCAGCGCAAGGACGACCACGTCCGGCTCGCCATCGAGCAGCACCACGGGCACAGCGGGCACAACCAGTTCGACGAGGTGTCGTTCGTCCACCACGCCCTGGCCGGCATCGACCGGCCGGACGTGTCCCTGGCCACGGAGTTCGCCGGCATCGGCTGGCAGGTGCCGATCTACATCAACGCGATGACCGGCGGCAGCGTCAAGACCGGTGCCATCAACCGGGATCTGGCCACCGCCGCCCGCGAGACCGGGGTGCCCATCGCGTCGGGGTCCATGAACGCCTACCTCAAGGACCCCTCGTGCGCGGGCACGTTCCGCGTCCTGCGCGAGGAGAACCCGGACGGCTTCGTGATGGCGAACATCAACGCCACGACGTCGGTCGACAACGCGCGGCGCGCCGTCGACCTGCTGGAGGCCAACGCCCTTCAGATCCACATCAACACGGCGCAGGAGACGCCGATGCCGGAGGGCGACCGGTCGTTCTCCTCCTGGGGCCCGCAGATCGGGAAGATCGCCGCGGCGCTCGACATCCCGGTCATCGTCAAGGAGGTCGGCAACGGGCTCAGCCGTCAGACCCTCCTGACTCTCCAGGACCTGGGGGTGCGGGCGGCGGACGTCAGCGGCCGCGGCGGCACGGACTTCGCCCGGATCGAGAACGGCCGCCGGGAGCACGCCGACTACGCGTACCTGCGTGGCTGGGGACAGTCCACCGCCGCCTGTCTCCTGGACGCGCAGGGCCTGACCCTGCCCGTACTGGCCTCCGGTGGTGTGCGCCATCCGCTCGACGTGATGCGCGCGCTGGCACTCGGCGCCCGCGCGGTCGGCTCGTCCGCGGGATTCCTGCGCACGCTGCTCGACGGCGGTGTCCCGGCACTGGTCGAGCAGCTCACGGCGTGGCTGGACCAACTCGCCGCGCTGCAGACCATGCTCGGCGCGCGTACCCCCGCCGACCTCACCCGCTGCGACCTGCTGATCCGCGGCGAACTGCGTGACTTCTGCGCCAACCGGGGCATCGACCCGCGGCCACTGGCCCAGCGCTCCGGCTCCCGCCCCCGCTCCTTCCCGGGCCCGGACCTCGGCCCGGACTCCGTCTCCGTCCGGGACGCGGGCCGGGGCGCCGTCCCCGGCTTCGTCCCGGCGAGAAGCTCCACGCACTGA
- a CDS encoding FAD/NAD(P)-binding protein, which translates to MESRASAPPAPDTARLEVCLVGAGPRGLSVLERLCAQERKSPRWDAVTVHVVDPDPAGAGRVWRPTQSRHLLMNTVACQVTVYTDASVRIDGPMEEGPSLYQWAKALESGTLDAGRETAHDGEVIAEARRLGPDSYPTRALYGSYLRWAFDQVVANAAAHLTVLVHPVRAVALEDADTDTGRDTDSGAPQTVTLEDGTRLTGLSAVVLAQGHLPARPTGTERRLARFAARHALTYVAPANPADVDLSGIRAGQSVLLRGLGLNFFDYMALFTQGRGGVFTRTGDRLVYRPSGREPRLYAGSRRGVPYQARGENEKGAHGRYFPRLLTAEYIAALRGRRDRGGAAIDFAADLWPLISKEVRGVYYAGLLTARGEPGPATEEFAERYLRAESGRAEDRLLDEAGIDPAERWDWQRVARPYVPRDVTGPAAFRRWLRGHLDDDVRLARQGNVGGPVKAALDVLRDLRNELRLAVDHAGLSAASHRGDLDHWYTPLNAYLSIGPPASRIEEMAALMDAGVLDVTGPGLRVSADADDPAGPCFTGTSSETGARVRATVLIEARLPEIDLRRTADPLMGRLLSTGQCRPYRVPHGRKDNGTGTTGDVGDDAADHETGGLAVSERPYHLIDARGVPHPRRFAYGVPTESVHWVTAAGIRPGVGSVTLEDSDAIAATVLALPPCRPPARGRTPDLPA; encoded by the coding sequence CTGGAGTCCCGCGCATCCGCCCCGCCTGCCCCGGACACGGCCCGTCTGGAGGTGTGCCTCGTCGGCGCCGGCCCGCGGGGCCTGTCCGTACTCGAACGGCTCTGCGCGCAGGAACGGAAGTCGCCCCGCTGGGACGCCGTCACCGTGCATGTCGTCGATCCGGACCCGGCGGGCGCGGGACGGGTGTGGCGCCCGACGCAGTCCCGCCATCTGCTGATGAACACGGTCGCCTGCCAGGTGACGGTCTACACCGACGCCAGCGTGCGCATCGACGGTCCGATGGAGGAGGGGCCGAGCCTGTACCAGTGGGCCAAGGCCCTGGAATCGGGCACGCTCGACGCGGGCCGGGAGACCGCCCACGACGGAGAGGTCATCGCCGAGGCGCGCCGGCTGGGCCCCGACTCCTATCCCACCCGCGCGCTCTACGGCTCCTATCTGCGCTGGGCGTTCGACCAGGTCGTGGCCAACGCCGCCGCCCACCTGACGGTGCTCGTCCACCCCGTACGGGCCGTCGCCCTGGAGGACGCCGACACGGACACGGGCAGGGACACCGACTCCGGCGCCCCGCAGACCGTCACCCTGGAGGACGGCACCCGGCTGACCGGACTGTCCGCCGTCGTCCTCGCCCAGGGCCACCTGCCGGCCCGGCCCACCGGCACCGAACGGCGACTGGCCCGATTCGCCGCCCGGCACGCGCTGACGTACGTGGCCCCCGCCAACCCCGCCGATGTCGATCTCTCGGGCATCCGGGCCGGACAGAGCGTGCTGCTGCGGGGGCTGGGACTCAACTTCTTCGACTACATGGCCCTGTTCACCCAGGGCCGCGGCGGTGTCTTCACCCGTACCGGCGACCGGCTGGTCTACCGGCCCTCGGGCCGCGAGCCGCGCCTGTACGCGGGCTCCCGCCGCGGTGTGCCCTACCAGGCGCGCGGCGAAAACGAGAAGGGCGCCCACGGCCGCTACTTCCCCCGGCTCCTGACCGCCGAGTACATCGCCGCGCTGCGCGGCCGACGGGACCGCGGCGGCGCGGCCATCGACTTCGCCGCCGACCTGTGGCCACTGATCTCCAAGGAGGTGCGCGGTGTCTACTACGCGGGGCTGCTCACGGCGCGCGGCGAACCCGGCCCGGCCACCGAGGAGTTCGCCGAAAGGTATCTGCGCGCGGAGTCGGGACGGGCCGAGGACCGGCTCCTCGACGAGGCCGGGATCGACCCGGCGGAACGCTGGGACTGGCAGCGTGTCGCCCGCCCCTACGTCCCCCGCGACGTCACCGGCCCGGCCGCCTTCAGGCGCTGGCTGCGCGGCCACCTCGACGACGACGTCCGCCTGGCCCGCCAGGGCAACGTCGGCGGACCGGTCAAGGCCGCACTCGACGTCCTGCGGGACCTGCGCAACGAACTGCGCCTGGCCGTCGACCACGCCGGCCTGAGCGCCGCCTCCCACCGCGGTGACCTCGACCACTGGTACACACCGCTCAACGCCTATCTGTCCATCGGCCCGCCGGCGTCCCGCATCGAGGAGATGGCGGCGCTCATGGACGCGGGCGTCCTCGACGTGACCGGCCCCGGTCTGCGGGTGTCCGCCGACGCCGACGACCCGGCCGGCCCCTGTTTCACCGGTACGTCGAGCGAGACGGGCGCACGGGTGCGGGCCACGGTTCTCATCGAGGCCCGCCTGCCCGAGATCGATCTGCGGCGCACCGCGGACCCGCTGATGGGCCGGCTGCTGAGCACCGGGCAGTGCCGCCCCTACCGCGTACCCCACGGCCGGAAAGACAACGGCACCGGCACCACCGGGGACGTAGGCGACGACGCCGCGGACCACGAGACCGGGGGCCTCGCCGTCTCCGAGCGCCCCTACCACCTGATCGACGCCCGGGGCGTACCCCATCCCCGCCGCTTCGCCTACGGGGTGCCGACCGAGTCGGTGCACTGGGTGACCGCGGCGGGCATCAGACCCGGCGTCGGCTCGGTCACCCTGGAGGACTCCGACGCCATCGCGGCGACGGTCCTCGCCCTGCCGCCGTGCCGGCCCCCGGCCCGGGGCCGGACACCCGACCTCCCCGCATGA
- a CDS encoding polyprenyl synthetase family protein — protein sequence MTSTRPRTGAAVRADAVNAALRQFLGARRAEAEAISPAYAAAVAELEGFVLRGGKRVRPAFAWLGWIGAGGDEHGATAEAVLRTCSALELFHAYGLIHDDVIDASLTRRGSPSAHMLFAGRHRERCWSGDPELFGVGAAILIGDLAQVWADDMIRTSGLPARELERVAPVWSALRTEVLCGQVLDLTAEASGDEDVRTPVLVDQYKTASYTVERPLHIGAVIAGADAELVAAYRTFGVDIGVAFQLRDDLLGVFGAPEETGKPSGDDLVQGKRTVLFAAALENADAQDPDAAKFLRARIGTQISDDELSTMRSIITGVGAVDHVERDIATRTERALAALRASSAVDYAKDELAAMAISATQRTS from the coding sequence ATGACCAGCACCCGACCCCGCACCGGGGCCGCCGTCCGGGCCGATGCCGTCAATGCCGCGCTCCGACAGTTCCTCGGCGCCCGCCGAGCCGAGGCCGAGGCGATCAGTCCGGCGTACGCGGCCGCCGTAGCCGAGTTGGAGGGCTTCGTCCTGCGCGGCGGCAAGCGTGTGCGGCCGGCCTTCGCCTGGCTCGGCTGGATCGGCGCCGGGGGCGACGAGCACGGCGCCACCGCCGAGGCGGTCCTGCGCACCTGCTCCGCGCTGGAGTTGTTCCACGCGTACGGCCTGATCCACGACGACGTGATAGACGCGTCCCTGACGCGCCGTGGCTCCCCCTCCGCGCACATGCTGTTCGCCGGCCGGCACCGGGAGCGGTGCTGGTCCGGCGACCCGGAGCTGTTCGGCGTCGGCGCCGCGATCCTGATCGGAGACCTGGCCCAGGTCTGGGCCGACGACATGATCCGTACGTCCGGGCTGCCGGCGCGGGAGCTGGAGCGGGTGGCTCCGGTGTGGTCGGCCCTGCGCACCGAGGTCCTGTGCGGTCAGGTGCTCGACCTGACCGCCGAGGCATCGGGCGACGAGGACGTCCGCACCCCGGTGCTGGTCGACCAGTACAAGACCGCGTCCTACACGGTGGAGCGTCCGCTGCACATCGGCGCCGTGATCGCCGGCGCGGACGCCGAACTCGTCGCCGCCTACCGCACGTTCGGCGTCGACATCGGCGTCGCGTTCCAGCTGCGCGACGACCTCCTGGGGGTGTTCGGCGCCCCCGAGGAGACCGGCAAGCCGTCCGGCGACGACCTGGTCCAGGGCAAGCGGACCGTGCTCTTCGCCGCCGCGCTCGAAAACGCGGACGCGCAGGACCCGGACGCGGCGAAGTTCCTCAGGGCCAGGATCGGGACGCAGATCTCCGACGACGAACTCAGCACGATGCGCTCCATCATCACCGGCGTGGGAGCGGTGGACCACGTCGAGCGCGACATAGCCACCCGCACCGAGCGGGCGCTCGCGGCGCTGCGGGCGAGCAGCGCGGTCGACTACGCGAAGGACGAGCTGGCCGCCATGGCGATCAGCGCGACACAGCGGACCTCATGA
- a CDS encoding hydroxymethylglutaryl-CoA reductase, with protein sequence MTDAHAIAGVPMRWVGPVRISGNVTTTETQVPLATYESPLWPSVGRGAKVSMLAERGIVATLVDERMTRSVLVEATDAQTALMAARNIEAREEELRELVRGCSRFARLIGVRHEINANLLFVRFEFATGDASGHNMATLASDVLLKHLLETVPGISYGSISGNYCTDKKATAINGILGRGKNVVTELLVPREVVSEVLHTTAARIVELNIRKNLLGTLLAGGIRSANAHFANMLLGFYLATGQDAANIIEGSQGVTMAEDRDGDLYFACTLPNLIVGTVGNGKGLGFVETNLTRLGCREDREPGDNARRLAVIAAATVLCGELSLLAAQTNPGELMRAHIQLERDNTTAKVGA encoded by the coding sequence ATGACCGACGCACACGCCATAGCCGGGGTCCCGATGCGGTGGGTGGGACCCGTGCGTATCTCGGGGAACGTCACCACCACCGAGACGCAGGTACCGCTCGCCACCTACGAGTCGCCGCTGTGGCCGTCCGTGGGCCGCGGGGCCAAGGTCTCCATGCTGGCCGAGCGCGGCATCGTCGCCACTCTGGTCGACGAGCGGATGACACGCTCGGTGCTGGTGGAGGCGACGGACGCGCAGACCGCGCTCATGGCCGCACGGAACATCGAGGCGCGGGAGGAGGAGCTGCGTGAACTGGTGCGCGGCTGCAGCAGGTTCGCCCGGCTGATCGGCGTGCGGCACGAGATCAACGCCAACCTGCTGTTCGTCCGGTTCGAGTTCGCCACCGGTGACGCCTCCGGGCACAACATGGCGACACTCGCCTCCGACGTCCTGCTGAAGCACCTGCTGGAGACCGTTCCGGGCATCTCCTACGGTTCGATCTCGGGGAACTACTGCACGGACAAGAAGGCCACCGCGATCAACGGGATTCTCGGGCGCGGCAAGAACGTGGTCACCGAACTCCTCGTACCGCGCGAGGTGGTGAGCGAAGTCCTGCACACGACGGCCGCACGGATCGTCGAGCTGAACATCCGCAAGAACCTCCTCGGCACCCTGCTCGCCGGCGGCATCCGTTCGGCCAACGCCCACTTCGCGAACATGCTGCTCGGCTTCTACCTGGCCACGGGCCAGGACGCGGCCAACATCATCGAGGGCTCGCAGGGCGTCACCATGGCCGAGGACCGGGACGGCGACCTCTACTTCGCCTGCACACTGCCCAACCTGATCGTGGGCACCGTCGGCAACGGCAAGGGCCTCGGCTTCGTGGAGACGAACCTGACCCGGCTCGGCTGCCGGGAGGACCGCGAACCGGGGGACAACGCCCGCCGGCTGGCGGTCATCGCGGCGGCCACGGTGCTGTGCGGTGAACTCTCGCTGCTCGCGGCGCAGACCAACCCCGGTGAACTCATGCGCGCGCACATCCAGCTGGAACGCGACAACACGACCGCAAAGGTGGGTGCATAG